In Phragmites australis chromosome 16, lpPhrAust1.1, whole genome shotgun sequence, one DNA window encodes the following:
- the LOC133896216 gene encoding DNA-directed RNA polymerase II subunit RPB1-like, with amino-acid sequence MDARFPYSPAEVAKVQLVQFGILSPDEIRQMSVIQVEHAETMERGKPKPGGLSDPRLGTIDRKIKCETCMAGMAECPGHFGHLELAKPMFHIGFIKTVLSIMRCVCFNCSKILADEDDTKFKQALKIRNPKNRLKRIYDACKSKKICAGGDDLDVQEQQDTDEPVKKRGGCGAQQPNITVDGMKMVAEFKAPKKKTDDQEQLPEPVERKQILAAERVLNVLKRISDEDCLLLGLNPKFARPDWMILQVLPIPPPPVRPSVMMDTSSRSEDDLTHQLAMIIRHNENLRRQERNGAPAHIITEFAQLLQFHIATYFDNELPGQPRATQRSGRPIKSICSRLKAKEGRIRGNLMGKRVDFSARTVITPDPNINIDELGVPWSIALNLTYPETVTPYNIERLKELVEYGPHPPPGKTGARYIIREDGQRLDLRYVKKSSDQHLELGYKVERHLNDGDFVLFNRQPSLHKMSIMGHRIKIMPYSTFRLNLSVTSPYNADFDGDEMNMHVPQSFETRAEVLELMMVPKCIVSPQSNRPVMGIVQDTLLGCRKITKRDTLIEKDVFMNILMWWEDFDGKVPAPAILKPRPIWTGKQVFNLIIPKQINLIRFSAWHSEAETGFITPGDTMVRIEKGELLSGTLCKKTLGTSNGSLIHVIWEEVGPDAARKFLGHTQWLVNYWLLQNGFSIGIGDTIADAATMEKINETISKAKNDVKELIKHAQDKQLEAEPGRTMMESFENRVNQVLNKARDDAGSSAQKSLSESNNLKAMVTAGSKGSFINISQMTACVGQQNVEGKRIPFGFIGRTLPHFTKDDYGPESRGFVENSYLRGLTPQEFFFHAMGGREGLIDTAVKTSETGYIQRRLVKAMEDIMVKYDGTVRNSLGDVIQFLYGEDGMDAVWIESQKLDSLKMKKAEFDNVFRYELDDGNWRPNYMLPEHVDDLKTICEFRNVFEAEVQKLEADRFQLGTEIATTGDNTWPMPVNLKRLIWNAQKTFKIDFRRPSDMHPMEIVEAIDKLQERLKVVPGDDAMSIEAQKNATLFFNILLRSTFASKRVLKEYRLTKEAFEWVIGEIESRFLQSLVAPGEMIGCVAAQSIGEPATQMTLNTFHYAGVSAKNVTLGVPRLREIINVAKKIKTPSLSVYLKPEVSKKKELAKNVQCALEYTTLRSVTHATEIWYDPDPLGTIIEEDVEFVRSYYEMPDEDIDPDKISPWLLRIELNREMMVDKKLSMADIAEKINHEFDDDLSCIFNDDNADKLILRIRITNDEAPKGEIQDEAAEDDVFLKKIEGNMLTEMALRGIPDINKVFIKYGKVNKFEENDGFKPDNEWMLDTEGVNLLAVMCHEDVDATRTTSNHLIEVIEVLGIEAVRRSLLDELRVVISFDGSYVNYRHLAILCDTMTYRGHLMAITRHGINRNDTGPLMRCSFEETVDILLDAAVYAESDYLRGVTENIMLGQLAPIGTGGCALYLNDQMLQQAIELQLPSYVEGLDFGMTPARSPISGTPYHEGMMSPSYLLSPNIRASPINSDASFSPYVGHMQFSPLPSPGGYSPSSGGYSPSSPNFSPGPGYSPASPNYSPTSPSYTPGSPTYSPTSPTYSPTSPSYSPTSPSYSPTSPSYSPTSPSYSPTSPSYSPTSPSYSPTSPAYSPTSPAYSPTSPAYSPTSPSYSPTSPSYSPTSPSYSPTSPSYSPTSPSYSPTSPSYSPTSPSYSPTSPAYSPTSPGYSPTSPSYSPTSPNYSPTSPSYNPSSAKYSPSHAYSPSSPRLMSPYSQTSPNYSPTSPTYSPTSPSYSQPSPSYSPTSPFNTSGGPSPDYSPTSPNYSPSGSYSPTAPGYSPSSTGQANDKDDESTR; translated from the exons ATGGACGCGAGGTTCCCGTACTCGCCGGCCGAGGTGGCCAAGGTCCAGCTCGTGCAGTTCGGCATCCTCAGCCCCGATGAGATC AGACAAATGTCGGTGATTCAGGTGGAGCATGCAGAGACTATGGAGAGGGGGAAGCCGAAGCCTGGTGGGCTTAGTGACCCTCGGCTGGGAACTATTGACCGAAAAATCAAGTGCGAGACATGTATGGCTGGGATGGCGGAGTGCCCAGGCCACTTTGGCCACCTTGAGCTTGCCAAGCCGATGTTCCACATTGGCTTCATCAAGACTGTACTCTCCATTATGCGCTGTGTCTGCTTCAATTGTTCCAAGATCCTCGCGGATGAG GATGATACCAAATTCAAGCAGGCTTTGAAAATTAGGAATCCAAAGAATAGATTGAAGAGAATATATGATGCTTGCAAGAGCAAAAAAATCTGTGCAGGGGGTGATGACCTTGATGTTCAGGAGCAGCAAGATACTGATGAGCCTGTAAAGAAAAGAGGTGGTTGTGGTGCACAGCAGCCAAATATTACAGTCGATGGTATGAAGATGGTTGCAGAGTTTAAAgcaccaaagaagaaaacagaTGATCAAGAGCAACTACCTGAGCCGGTGGAGCGAAAGCAAATCCTCGCTGCCGAGAGG GTTCTTAATGTTCTTAAGCGTATAAGTGATGAGGACTGTCTTTTGTTGGGCCTGAATCCCAAATTTGCCCGTCCTGATTGGATGATACTTCAAGTTCTTCCAATTCCTCCACCCCCTGTTAGACCATCTGTCATGATGGATACTTCTTCCAGAAGTGAG GATGATTTGACTCATCAACTAGCTATGATAATACGGCATAATGAGAACTTGAGGAGGCAAGAGAGAAATGGAGCTCCAGCTCACATTATAACAGAGTTTGCTCAGTTGTTGCAATTTCACATTGCAACATACTTTGATAACGAACTTCCTGGCCAACCCAGG GCAACACAGCGTTCTGGAAGGCCTATTAAATCAATTTGCAGCAGACTGAAAGCTAAAGAAGGCCGTATTAGAGGAAATTTGATGGGCAAGCGTGTCGATTTCTCAGCCCGTACTGTTATCACACCAGATCCAAATATTAATATTGATGAACTGGGAGTACCATGGAGTATCGCTTTGAACCTGACATACCCAGAAACTGTCACCCCATATAACATTGAGAG GTTGAAGGAACTTGTGGAATATGGGCCTCACCCTCCCCCAGGGAAGACAGGTGCAAGGTACATTATCAGGGAAGATGGTCAGAGGCTTGATCTTCGTTATGTGAAGAAAAGCAGTGATCAGCATTTGGAGCTTGGTTATAAG GTGGAGAGGCACCTCAATGATGGAGATTTTGTTCTTTTCAATCGGCAACCAAGTCTTCACAAAATGTCTATCATGGGGCATCGTATCAAAATTATGCCATACTCAACTTTCCGGTTGAACTTATCTGTCACTTCACCATACAATGCTGATTTTGACGGGGATGAAATGAATATGCATGTCCCCCAGTCATTTGAGACCAGGGCTGAAGTTCTAGAGTTGATGATGGTGCCAAAATGCATCGTTTCTCCACAATCAAATAGGCCTGTCATGGGTATTGTCCAGGACACGCTGCTTGGGTGCCGCAAAATTACTAAAAGGGACACTCTCATAGAAAAG GATGTATTTATGAACATCTTGATGTGGTGGGAAGACTTTGATGGAAAGGTTCCTGCTCCTGCCATTTTGAAACCAAGGCCTATTTGGACTGGGAAACAAGTTTTTAACTTGATTATCCCCAAGCAAATAAATTTAATTCGGTTTTCAGCCTGGCATTCAGAAGCAGAAACAGGATTTATTACTCCTGGTGATACTATGGTCAGGATAGAGAAGGGAGAGCTTCTGTCCGGTACACTTTGCAAAAAGACTCTTGGAACATCCAATGGAAGTCTTATTCATGTTATTTG GGAAGAGGTTGGTCCAGATGCTGCACGCAAGTTCTTAGGTCATACACAGTGGCTTGTCAACTACTGGCTTCTTCAAAATGGTTTCAGTATTGGAATTGGGGATACGATTGCAGATGCGGCCACCATGGAAAAGATTAATGAGACAATTTCTAAAGCTAAGAATGATGTGAAGGAGCTTATTAAGCATGCACAGGACAAGCAGCTGGAAGCTGAACCAGGACGCACCATGATGGAATCCTTTGAAAATAGAGTAAACCAG GTTCTCAACAAAGCTCGTGATGATGCTGGAAGCAGTGCTCAGAAGAGCTTGTCTGAAAGCAACAATTTGAAGGCTATGGTCACTGCAGGCTCTAAAGGCAGTTTCATTAACATTTCACAAATGACTGCTTGTGTTGGACAACAGAATGTTGAAGGAAAGCGGATCCCATTTGGTTTCATTGGTCGAACATTGCCACATTTCACGAAAGATGACTACGGTCCTGAAAGTCGTGGATTTGTGGAGAACTCTTACCTTCGAGGTCTGACACCACAAGAATTTTTCTTTCATGCTATGGGTGGTAGAGAAGGTCTGATTGATACTGCTGTGAAGACTTCTGAGACTGGGTATATCCAGCGGAGACTTGTGAAAGCTATGGAGGACATCATGGTGAAATATGATGGTACTGTAAGAAATTCTTTGGGAGACGTCATTCAGTTCCTGTATGGAGAAGATGGCATGGATGCTGTTTGGATTGAATCTCAAAAGTTGGACTCCTTGAAGATGAAGAAGGCCGAGTTTGACAATGTATTCCGTTATGAGCTGGATGATGGGAACTGGAGGCCTAACTACATGCTGCCTGAACATGTTGATGACTTGAAGACTATCTGTGAATTCAGAAATGTGTTTGAGGCAGAGGTCCAAAAGCTAGAAGCTGATCGGTTCCAGCTCGGTACTGAGATTGCCACAACTGGTGATAATACGTGGCCTATGCCTGTCAACCTCAAGCGGCTTATCTGGAATGCCCAGAAGACATTCAAGATTGATTTTAGAAGACCTTCTGACATGCACCCAATGGAAATTGTGGAAGCGATAGATAAGCTGCAAGAAAGACTGAAGGTTGTACCTGGTGATGATGCTATGAGCATTGAGGCTCAGAAGAATGCAACTTTGTTCTTTAATATCTTGCTTCGTAGCACATTTGCTAGCAAGAGGGTCTTGAAGGAATACAGGCTTACAAAGGAGGCTTTTGAATGGGTTATCGGTGAGATTGAATCGAGGTTCCTTCAGTCTTTGGTGGCCCCTGGTGAAATGATTGGATGTGTGGCTGCGCAATCCATTGGAGAACCAGCAACTCAGATGACTCTGAATACCTTCCATTATGCTGGTGTCAGTGCCAAGAATGTCACTCTTGGAGTTCCTAGGTTGAGAGAGATCATCAATGTTGCCAAGAAGATAAAGACTCCATCATTGTCTGTTTACCTAAAGCCTGAGGTGAGCAAGAAGAAAGAATTGGCTAAGAACGTCCAATGTGCTTTGGAGTACACCACACTGCGCAGTGTAACTCATGCCACTGAGATATGGTATGACCCTGATCCTCTAGGAACCATTATTGAAGAGGATGTGGAATTTGTCAGGTCATATTATGAAATGCCTGATGAGGATATCGACCCGGATAAGATTTCTCCTTGGCTGCTGCGTATTGAGCTTAATCGTGAGATGATGGTTGATAAGAAGTTGAGCATGGCTGATATCGCTGAGAAAATCAACCATGAATTTGATGATGACTTATCATGCATATTTAATGATGATAATGCGGATAAGCTCATCCTTCGTATCCGCATTACAAACGATGAAGCTCCAAAAGGAGAAATACAAGATGAGGCTGCTGAGGATGACGTCTTCCTCAAGAAGATAGAGGGCAACATGTTGACAGAGATGGCTCTTCGAGGCATTCCAGATATTAACAAGGTGTTCATCAAATACGGGAAGGTCAATAAATTTGAGGAAAATGATGGTTTCAAACCAGATAATGAGTGGATGCTTGACACGGAAGGTGTCAATCTCTTGGCTGTCATGTGTCATGAGGATGTTGATGCTACAAGGACAACAAGTAACCATTTGATTGAAGTGATTGAGGTTCTTGGAATCGAGGCTGTCCGTCGATCTCTCTTGGATGAGCTTCGGGTTGTCATATCTTTTGATGGATCCTATGTGAACTACAGGCATCTGGCCATTCTTTGCGATACAATGACATACAGAGGTCACCTGATGGCTATTACAAGGCACGGTATCAATCGCAATGACACAGGACCTCTTATGAGATGTTCTTTCGAAGAGACTGTGGATATCTTGCTTGATGCCGCTGTATATGCTGAATCTGACTACCTGAGAGGGGTCACTGAGAACATCATGCTTGGCCAGCTTGCTCCTATTGGTACTGGAGGATGTGCACTATATCTGAATGACCAGATGTTGCAGCAGGCCATTGAACTTCAACTCCCAAGCTATGTGGAAGGTCTGGACTTTGGCATGACACCAGCACGTTCACCCATCTCCGGGACGCCATATCATGAAGGAATGATGTCGCCAAGTTATCTGCTGAGTCCAAACATCAGGGCTTCCCCCATTAATTCAGATGCCTCGTTCTCGCCATATGTTGGGCATATGCAGTTCTCACCTCTCCCTTCACCAGGTGGTTACTCTCCATCCTCAGGAGGGTACAGTCCATCTTCTCCGAATTTCAGTCCAGGGCCAGGATACAGCCCTGCATCACCAAACTATAGTCCGACCTCACCATCATATACACCCGGCTCTCCTACTTATAGTCCAACGAGTCCGACTTACTCGCCCACCAGTCCATCATACTCGCCCACCAGTCCTTCATACTCGCCCACATCGCCAAGTTACAGTCCTACATCTCCGAGCTATAGTCCTACATCACCAAGCTACAGCCCCACCTCACCAAGTTACAGTCCCACGTCACCAGCATATAGTCCAACCTCGCCAGCATATAGCCCTACATCTCCCGCATACAGCCCCACATCACCATCTTATAGCCCAACATCACCTTCATACAGCCCAACGTCTCCTTCATACAGCCCGACGTCTCCTTCATACAGCCCGACGTCCCCCTCATACAGCCCGACGTCCCCCTCATACAGCCCGACGTCCCCCTCATACAGCCCTACATCGCCTGCATACAGCCCTACATCGCCTGGTTACAGCCCGACCTCACCAAGTTACAGCCCAACATCGCCGAACTACAGTCCGACTTCACCGAGCTACAATCCTTCGTCAGCCAAGTACAGTCCTTCACACGCTTACTCTCCAAGCAGCCCAAGGCTGATGAGTCCTTACAGTCAGACTTCTCCAAACTACAG CCCAACGTCGCCGACTTACTCGCCTACTTCACCATCCTATTCACAACCCAGTCCGTCATATAGCCCGACGAG CCCGTTCAACACCTCTGGAGGACCTAGCCCAGATTATAGTCCAACCTCTCCAAATTACAG CCCTAGCGGAAGCTATTCCCCCACTGCACCAGGCTACTCCCCATCATCCACCGGCCAAGCTAATGACAAGGACGACGAGAGCACTCGTTGA